A window from Dromaius novaehollandiae isolate bDroNov1 chromosome 1, bDroNov1.hap1, whole genome shotgun sequence encodes these proteins:
- the IGSF11 gene encoding immunoglobulin superfamily member 11, producing the protein MTRRRPGGGGRWVPAALATLLALRGLVCPLEVSVSSGSVQVARGQTAVLPCTFTTNAALTNLNVIWMVIPLSNANQPEQVILYQGGQIFGGAPQFYGRVGFAVTMPTTSASIFINNTQLSDTGTYQCLVNNLPDRGGRNIGVIGLTVLVPPSAPLCRIHGSLDVGSDITLTCSSEEGIPRPTYLWEKLDNVPKLPPTATQDQVQGTVTLRNISTVSSGLYQCVASNAIGTSTCLLDLQVIAPHPRSISLIAGAVATGAVVLVVCIVLVAVALFYWKNKHKEEEEEEIPNEIREDDLPPKCSSTTKTFHADASSSENDTLTSSNTYNSRYWNDPKANHATDSFTRFSNNNDVRQPPFSRSGSTSTRPIYANGGHPSPAPPKTLVVTANTAPSPQEMVRSNGSVSRKQRPQHTRSYAVSQATLERIGAVPVMVPAQSRAGSLV; encoded by the exons GTCTGGTGTGTCCTCTAGAAGTGTCAGTCAGTTCAGGGAGTGTCCAGGTTGCCCGGGGCCAGACAGCAGTATTGCCCTGCACCTTCACCACAAATGCTGCTCTCACTAACCTTAATGTCATCTGGATGGTCATTCCTCTCTCTAATGCCAACCAGCCTGAACAG gtTATTCTCTACCAAGGGGGTCAGATCTTTGGTGGTGCACCCCAGTTCTATGGGAGAGTGGGGTTTGCTGTGACAATGCCAACCACCAGTGCCTCCATCTTCATCAACAACACCCAGCTATCAGATACTGGCACATACCAGTGTTTGGTCAACAATCTTCCCGATCGAGGCGGCAGGAATATCGGAGTCATTGGACTCACTGTCTTGG TTCCTCCTTCTGCCCCGCTCTGCAGAATCCATGGGTCCCTGGATGTGGGCAGCGATATCACTCTGACCTGCAGCTCAGAAGAAGGCATCCCCCGGCCAACATACCTCTGGGAGAAACTGGACAATGTTCCCAAGTTGCCCCCAACTGCCACACAAG ACCAAGTCCAGGGCACTGTCACTCTCCGAAATATCAGCACTGTGTCCTCAGGTCTTTACCAGTGCGTGGCTTCAAATGCCATTGGAACCAGCACTTGCCTTCTGGACCTGCAAGTCATTGCAC CCCATCCCCGGAGCATCAGCCTGATTGCTGGAGCGGTGGCCACAGGTGCTGTTGTGCTAGTTGTCTGCATTGTCTTGGTGGCTGTGGCCCTGTtttactggaaaaacaaacacaaagaggaagaggaggaggagattccCAATGAGATAAG GGAGGATGACCTGCCACCCAAGTGCTCCTCCACCACGAAAACATTTCACGCCGACGCATCCTCGTCAGAAAATGACACGCTCACCTCCTCCAACACCTACAACAGCCGTTACTGGAATGACCCCAAAGCCAACCACGCCACAGACTCCTTCACCCGCTTCAGCAACAACAACGATGTGCGCCAGCCCCCCTTCTCCCGCTCGGGGAGCACGAGCACCCGCCCCATCTATGCGAACGGAGGCCACCCATCCCCAGCTCCCCCTAAGACGCTGGTGGTAACAGCCAATACAGCACCATCCCCTCAGGAGATGGTGAGGAGCAATGGCTCAGTCAGCAGGAAGCAGAGGCCGCAGCACACGCGCTCGTATGCTGTGAGCCAGGCAACGCTGGAGCGGATAGGGGCTGTTCCTGTCATGGTGCCTGCCCAGAGCCGGGCTGGTTCCCTTGTGTAG